The proteins below are encoded in one region of Myxococcales bacterium:
- a CDS encoding potassium channel protein — protein sequence MSARHDKLLRHLYVAAVFLLVMFAIGSMGYFVLGAGRWRFDECLYMTIITVSTVGYAETLPGLGQVDYARLWTSLLILLGSGTLLYFASTFTAYIVEGDLRNVFRRKRMNKQIEELSNHIVVCGVGTTGMHVVHELIATKHPFVVIDNNEGRLTGIAAAAEREFPFVLGDATDDACLHDAGIERASGIVVGLHDDKDNLFVTISARALNPKLRIIAKAVELSAGPKLLRAGADTVVSPNYIGGVRMVSEMIRPKAVQFLDIMLRDKDHTLRVEEVTIPENSSLIGSTLRQSEIRTQANVLVIAVREPNGSYRYNPSAELELQAGMVLIVLVHTDDMPKLEQAVA from the coding sequence ATGAGCGCGCGGCACGATAAGTTGCTTCGGCATTTGTACGTGGCAGCCGTGTTTTTGCTAGTCATGTTTGCCATCGGTAGCATGGGCTACTTTGTCTTGGGCGCGGGACGTTGGCGTTTTGATGAATGCCTTTACATGACGATTATCACAGTCTCGACGGTGGGCTACGCCGAGACCCTGCCCGGCCTTGGGCAAGTCGATTACGCGCGTCTTTGGACGAGCCTGTTGATCCTGCTTGGCAGCGGAACGCTGCTTTATTTTGCATCGACTTTTACGGCTTACATCGTTGAAGGCGACTTGCGTAACGTGTTTCGGAGAAAGCGAATGAACAAGCAAATCGAAGAACTCTCAAATCATATCGTCGTGTGCGGTGTCGGAACTACCGGCATGCACGTGGTGCATGAACTCATCGCAACCAAGCATCCCTTTGTGGTGATTGATAACAACGAGGGACGACTTACTGGTATTGCTGCCGCTGCCGAACGAGAATTTCCTTTCGTGCTTGGCGATGCAACCGACGATGCTTGCTTGCATGATGCTGGTATTGAACGCGCTTCGGGCATTGTGGTTGGGCTACATGATGATAAAGACAACTTGTTCGTGACGATTTCAGCCCGTGCGCTTAATCCAAAGCTGCGCATCATTGCCAAAGCCGTGGAACTCAGCGCAGGACCCAAATTGCTTCGCGCTGGTGCAGACACGGTGGTTTCTCCCAACTATATCGGCGGGGTTCGCATGGTCAGCGAAATGATTCGGCCCAAGGCTGTGCAGTTTTTGGATATCATGCTGCGCGACAAGGACCATACCTTACGTGTTGAAGAAGTGACGATTCCTGAAAACTCATCGCTTATTGGTTCGACCCTTCGACAATCGGAAATCCGGACCCAAGCGAATGTCCTTGTGATTGCAGTGCGCGAGCCGAACGGAAGCTACCGCTACAATCCTTCGGCTGAACTTGAGCTGCAGGCCGGTATGGTTCTTATCGTTTTGGTGCACACCGATGACATGCCCAAGCTCGAGCAAGCCGTGGCATAG
- the msrB gene encoding peptide-methionine (R)-S-oxide reductase MsrB produces the protein MGRWILIVLVLCASSCSTSTAKHGESVTKATSQKTNSAEDQNETQKEEATVKTPAKAPSCALTDEEWKEKLSPEEYAVLRDKGTERAFSGKYYKHKESGIYHCAACGEPLFSSDTKYDSGSGWPSFFKPVSEDAVRFERDASHGMVRTEVICGNCGSHLGHVFDDGPKPTGQRYCINSVSLGFSKATDKAK, from the coding sequence ATGGGCCGATGGATTTTGATCGTACTTGTATTATGTGCTTCAAGTTGCAGCACAAGCACCGCAAAGCACGGCGAATCGGTAACCAAAGCCACGTCACAGAAAACAAACTCGGCCGAAGATCAAAACGAAACCCAAAAGGAAGAGGCGACTGTGAAAACACCAGCAAAAGCCCCAAGCTGTGCCCTCACCGATGAAGAGTGGAAAGAAAAGCTCAGCCCAGAGGAATATGCCGTACTTCGCGACAAAGGCACCGAGCGCGCTTTTTCTGGCAAGTACTACAAACACAAAGAAAGCGGCATCTACCATTGCGCGGCCTGTGGCGAACCGCTTTTTAGTTCCGATACAAAATACGACTCGGGCAGTGGCTGGCCAAGTTTCTTTAAGCCGGTAAGCGAAGATGCGGTGCGCTTCGAGCGCGACGCATCACACGGCATGGTGCGCACCGAAGTCATCTGCGGCAATTGCGGCTCTCACCTCGGTCACGTCTTTGACGATGGTCCAAAACCCACAGGCCAGCGCTACTGCATCAATTCCGTCTCCCTAGGCTTTTCCAAAGCCACAGACAAAGCCAAATAA
- a CDS encoding M23 family metallopeptidase translates to MKVVGIWLALLPWLGLCFACQGQVSKQSVCGSRAKLTALEPGAVLFPSNIEPLGLPFPTGYKIQIRSGYGPNAGSQLHTGIDLTYKGNDYYALDLQYANESNGGLGKPVIAPLDGIVALSGWATGGWSNFGRRVVLRHNLEDGHYYHSLYAHLKSIDDKITVGATVKKGQLLGELGQSCQNQDACSSFDWPHLHFSIHQDSNIGGTGTGSSYAGLAVLPEPLDKAEDLERWDTLFSQTEAVDCAREDCIAPDPCADNPDAGLCLPAPPKPAPIVDQDSTAEAEANEECL, encoded by the coding sequence GTGAAAGTTGTTGGCATTTGGCTTGCCCTGTTGCCTTGGTTGGGACTTTGTTTCGCTTGTCAGGGGCAAGTCTCCAAACAGAGCGTTTGTGGCTCACGTGCAAAACTTACCGCACTTGAACCTGGCGCTGTTTTGTTTCCGTCTAACATTGAGCCCCTCGGACTACCCTTTCCGACTGGATACAAAATTCAGATTCGTTCCGGCTACGGTCCCAATGCAGGATCTCAACTGCACACCGGAATTGATTTGACCTACAAAGGCAATGACTACTACGCACTCGATTTGCAGTATGCAAACGAAAGCAACGGCGGCCTTGGCAAACCGGTAATAGCACCACTCGATGGTATCGTTGCACTATCCGGTTGGGCCACCGGCGGCTGGTCCAACTTTGGAAGACGTGTTGTGTTGCGTCACAATCTTGAAGATGGCCATTACTACCACAGCCTTTACGCGCATCTAAAAAGCATCGACGATAAAATCACCGTAGGCGCTACCGTCAAGAAAGGGCAGTTATTGGGCGAACTTGGTCAAAGCTGTCAAAACCAAGACGCCTGCAGCTCCTTTGATTGGCCGCATCTGCATTTCTCCATTCACCAAGACAGCAATATCGGCGGCACCGGAACCGGCAGCTCCTATGCCGGGCTGGCCGTCCTTCCTGAGCCACTCGATAAAGCCGAAGACCTCGAGCGCTGGGATACGCTATTTTCTCAGACTGAAGCGGTGGACTGCGCACGCGAAGACTGCATCGCGCCCGACCCCTGTGCAGATAACCCCGATGCGGGTCTATGCCTGCCAGCGCCTCCGAAGCCTGCACCCATCGTCGATCAGGATTCTACCGCAGAGGCTGAGGCTAATGAGGAGTGTTTATGA
- a CDS encoding PEGA domain-containing protein, with the protein MLCLLAAVLSSASAFAQDDGAWMLIPIVHQSEAQSPVPVIAQALIQEMIANGHPAMELGSLASLFENRASHPTPTVDTKAIKQIETSGNEALNELAGASYKRATAILEPCLKNATDKPSAISADPMGAFHLYNACLYLARVFVETNQTNKAEVQIRRCRALVPNIKVDTIQHPPDVVTQVRAVDSALAKSSHALSIRSTPDNCLVLINGRKMGTSPLTLGGLPQGSYWVQAVCDTNAQGREHRIELGARDVEYLIDTQFDGALRSDEHGLFLSYADPKSASNTIPSTSHSLKCSGASRVIIAPCAPSPIKPGALRIRFQAQDPLIRRNLQAGCCLEPAWQDLLLAGYCTACLPPNPRVMAATNTAPVETMASCVAT; encoded by the coding sequence GTGCTATGTTTGTTGGCCGCTGTGCTCAGCAGCGCCTCGGCTTTCGCGCAAGATGATGGGGCATGGATGCTGATACCGATAGTGCATCAAAGCGAAGCCCAAAGCCCGGTTCCAGTGATTGCCCAAGCCCTTATCCAAGAGATGATCGCCAACGGTCATCCAGCCATGGAGCTCGGCTCACTTGCTTCTCTTTTCGAAAACCGAGCCTCGCACCCTACGCCCACGGTCGACACCAAGGCCATCAAACAGATTGAAACATCCGGCAACGAAGCACTCAATGAACTCGCAGGCGCTTCGTACAAACGCGCAACGGCCATCCTTGAGCCCTGCCTAAAAAACGCCACTGACAAACCAAGCGCAATTAGCGCAGATCCCATGGGGGCCTTCCATCTGTACAACGCGTGTTTGTATCTGGCTCGCGTCTTTGTCGAAACAAATCAGACCAACAAAGCCGAGGTGCAAATAAGGCGCTGCCGAGCCCTTGTCCCAAATATCAAAGTTGACACCATTCAGCATCCGCCCGATGTCGTAACGCAGGTACGCGCCGTCGACAGCGCACTAGCAAAAAGCAGCCACGCGCTAAGCATTCGCAGTACGCCTGACAACTGTCTTGTACTGATCAATGGCCGAAAAATGGGCACATCCCCATTAACCTTAGGTGGGCTGCCGCAGGGCAGCTATTGGGTGCAAGCCGTATGCGATACCAACGCCCAAGGCCGTGAACACCGTATCGAACTTGGTGCGCGCGATGTCGAATATCTCATCGACACTCAGTTTGACGGGGCCCTTCGGAGTGATGAACATGGTTTGTTCTTGTCGTATGCCGATCCAAAAAGCGCCTCAAACACGATCCCCTCAACCTCGCACTCATTGAAATGCAGCGGGGCGAGTCGCGTGATTATCGCACCTTGCGCCCCGAGCCCTATCAAGCCTGGCGCCCTGCGCATTCGTTTTCAAGCTCAGGACCCTTTGATCCGCCGGAACTTGCAGGCTGGATGTTGTCTGGAGCCGGCGTGGCAGGACTTGCTGTTGGCTGGCTACTGTACGGCATGCTTGCCTCCAAACCCGAGGGTGATGGCCGCAACGAACACTGCGCCGGTCGAGACGATGGCAAGCTGCGTTGCGACCTAA
- a CDS encoding carbohydrate kinase family protein has translation MIFDATQLWGVFCVIETAKEKAGDPGSTMLVAGEGFEDWIFLGLPSWPGPGQEFKTDALVRVPGGGAVITSAWLAHLGRPPRLISALSPDSASVMKELGVELTNLRMADEKSAVTVVLSTAEDRSFLTYNGVNAHLEERLLYALREASVQEVLGSYLHLALEPHEIGSWIALLKELRGKACRVSWDAGYSESLAKHPELLALMREVDVLFINHDEALLYSKQNTIEQAQAFWQTLGCEVVIKQGKNGALYLSAQVSVHAPAPAIEAKDTTGAGDAFNAGFLFARQNGKSPQECLALGNELGARAASRIGGMPPLPSDS, from the coding sequence GTGATTTTTGACGCGACACAGCTTTGGGGTGTGTTCTGTGTTATTGAAACGGCTAAGGAAAAAGCGGGGGATCCTGGATCGACTATGCTTGTGGCTGGTGAGGGTTTTGAGGACTGGATTTTTTTGGGGTTGCCTTCTTGGCCGGGACCGGGGCAGGAGTTTAAGACCGATGCGTTAGTGCGAGTGCCTGGCGGAGGCGCTGTCATTACTTCTGCTTGGCTTGCTCATTTAGGACGGCCGCCACGCCTTATTAGCGCACTTAGTCCAGATAGCGCATCCGTGATGAAGGAGCTTGGTGTGGAGCTTACAAATCTTCGTATGGCGGATGAAAAGAGCGCCGTAACGGTGGTGCTCTCAACCGCAGAAGACCGAAGTTTTCTAACCTACAATGGGGTGAACGCCCATTTGGAAGAACGACTTTTGTATGCCTTGCGCGAAGCAAGCGTTCAAGAGGTATTGGGCAGCTACCTGCATTTGGCGCTCGAGCCTCATGAGATCGGTAGCTGGATTGCTCTACTTAAGGAGTTGCGCGGCAAGGCATGCAGGGTGTCTTGGGATGCGGGCTACTCGGAAAGCTTGGCAAAGCATCCTGAGTTATTAGCACTAATGCGTGAAGTTGATGTGTTGTTCATAAACCACGATGAAGCGTTGCTTTATTCAAAACAGAATACGATCGAGCAAGCGCAAGCCTTTTGGCAAACACTCGGCTGCGAAGTTGTTATCAAACAAGGCAAAAACGGTGCGCTTTATCTTAGCGCTCAAGTGAGCGTGCATGCCCCTGCTCCCGCTATTGAGGCTAAGGATACGACCGGCGCTGGCGATGCTTTTAATGCTGGCTTTCTTTTTGCCCGACAGAACGGTAAATCGCCGCAAGAATGTCTTGCCCTTGGCAATGAGCTGGGCGCTCGGGCGGCGAGCCGAATCGGCGGTATGCCGCCTTTGCCTTCAGATTCCTGA
- a CDS encoding bifunctional hydroxymethylpyrimidine kinase/phosphomethylpyrimidine kinase, with the protein MKFLAVGLLTHDVQRDKSLLPEGPAFFASMAASYLGLRTTLISSVGNDYLSHALLKRQGINARLKTSSATTTFENHYFDGLRDQYVRATAEAPELDLPAADIVFVGPVMNEFSPQHIAQSLPKDRKVAVAGLQGWLRQADRDGKIYPKNMTEVACLGEFNAVVVSETDFPMDPVAAIKPICEHVPIVVLTHGAKGSTLYEHGRSKHIAAHPAVEHDPTGAGDVYAAALACALAQGKTATQSANEASQLAARCVTQKGASALSKAVD; encoded by the coding sequence ATGAAGTTTTTGGCCGTTGGATTGCTTACGCACGATGTGCAAAGAGATAAAAGTTTGCTGCCGGAAGGGCCTGCTTTTTTTGCATCCATGGCGGCTTCGTATCTCGGTTTACGCACCACCTTGATCTCCTCGGTGGGCAACGACTACCTAAGTCACGCCCTGCTAAAAAGACAAGGTATCAATGCAAGGCTTAAAACAAGTAGCGCGACCACCACCTTTGAGAATCATTATTTCGATGGCCTTCGCGACCAGTATGTGCGCGCCACCGCCGAGGCTCCCGAACTAGATCTTCCTGCTGCCGACATTGTTTTTGTGGGTCCGGTCATGAACGAATTTAGTCCGCAACACATCGCTCAGTCCTTGCCCAAAGACCGAAAAGTAGCGGTCGCAGGCCTGCAAGGCTGGCTGCGGCAAGCAGACAGAGATGGCAAAATTTATCCAAAAAACATGACAGAAGTGGCATGTTTAGGCGAATTTAACGCCGTTGTTGTCAGCGAAACCGATTTTCCCATGGACCCTGTAGCCGCGATTAAGCCCATCTGCGAGCACGTTCCCATCGTGGTACTCACGCACGGCGCAAAAGGGTCGACCCTATACGAGCACGGCAGAAGCAAACACATCGCAGCGCATCCGGCAGTCGAGCACGACCCAACCGGCGCAGGCGATGTCTACGCCGCAGCGCTGGCCTGCGCCCTCGCCCAAGGCAAAACAGCCACGCAAAGCGCCAACGAAGCCAGTCAACTTGCAGCGCGATGCGTCACCCAAAAAGGCGCCAGCGCATTAAGTAAAGCAGTGGACTAG
- a CDS encoding septal ring lytic transglycosylase RlpA family protein has product MKNPRKTSLARCSILSFVLLASSCCYPQTRTPSDEDNPWRTEGRASYYHDSLHGNTTANGDIYDKNKLTAASRTLPFGTLVRVTRKDNGRSVVVRINDRGPFADPERRIIDLSRAAAEELDMIRAGVVDVRLEFLKVP; this is encoded by the coding sequence ATGAAGAATCCAAGAAAAACAAGCCTTGCGCGCTGCTCAATACTAAGCTTCGTGCTCCTTGCTAGCAGCTGCTGCTATCCGCAAACACGTACGCCAAGCGATGAAGACAATCCCTGGCGCACCGAAGGCAGAGCCAGCTACTATCACGACTCCCTTCATGGTAACACCACCGCCAACGGTGACATCTACGATAAGAACAAACTCACCGCGGCTTCGCGCACCCTGCCCTTTGGCACCCTCGTTCGTGTCACACGCAAAGACAACGGCCGCTCGGTCGTAGTGCGCATCAACGACCGCGGCCCTTTTGCTGACCCAGAGCGCCGCATCATTGATCTTTCTCGCGCCGCTGCCGAAGAGCTCGACATGATTCGCGCCGGTGTGGTTGATGTTCGACTGGAGTTTTTGAAGGTCCCTTGA
- a CDS encoding mechanosensitive ion channel → MTSSFDAWKNSVSNWVLNPNTGRLLTALILLVATFAAVRIIQRFATRYIEDKDNRYRIRKLVAVVGYLLGALGIASIFSDKLSQLTVMLGVAGAGIAFALQEVIMSIAGWTAVSLGGFYKTGDRVQLGGIKGDVIDIGLLRTTLSEIGQWVDGDLYNGRFVRVANSFVFKAPVVNYSGDFPFLWDEITVPIRFGSDRSLVQQILEHTVDEVCGHYENESSMTWKAMQKRYPLESATTKPLITMGFDHNWITYTLRYTVRFDQRRVVKHKLFSRILEKLHATKGKACVASSAMNISVQQTEMKAANHPPT, encoded by the coding sequence ATGACCTCCTCATTTGATGCATGGAAAAACAGCGTATCGAATTGGGTGCTGAACCCGAACACCGGGCGTCTGCTAACCGCGCTTATCCTGCTGGTAGCTACTTTCGCTGCAGTTCGCATCATCCAGCGCTTTGCCACGCGCTACATCGAGGATAAAGACAACCGCTATCGTATACGAAAACTTGTCGCTGTCGTTGGCTATTTGCTCGGCGCCTTGGGCATCGCCTCCATCTTTAGTGACAAACTAAGCCAACTGACCGTCATGCTGGGCGTGGCTGGCGCCGGCATTGCCTTTGCGCTTCAAGAAGTCATTATGAGTATCGCTGGATGGACCGCTGTCTCCCTTGGAGGGTTTTACAAAACAGGAGATCGAGTTCAGCTTGGCGGCATTAAAGGGGATGTCATCGACATCGGTCTTTTGCGCACCACGCTCTCAGAAATCGGCCAATGGGTTGATGGTGATTTGTACAACGGACGATTTGTCCGAGTGGCCAATAGTTTTGTCTTCAAAGCACCGGTGGTGAACTACTCTGGGGATTTTCCATTTCTTTGGGATGAAATCACGGTACCAATACGCTTTGGTAGCGATCGATCACTCGTTCAGCAAATTCTTGAGCACACAGTCGATGAAGTTTGCGGTCACTACGAAAACGAATCATCCATGACTTGGAAGGCAATGCAAAAACGCTATCCGCTTGAGTCAGCGACTACAAAGCCGCTCATCACCATGGGTTTTGATCACAACTGGATCACCTACACGCTTCGTTACACCGTTCGTTTCGATCAGCGGCGCGTTGTTAAGCATAAACTTTTTTCACGCATCCTTGAGAAGCTCCACGCAACAAAGGGCAAAGCATGCGTTGCTTCCTCAGCCATGAACATCAGCGTTCAACAAACCGAAATGAAGGCAGCAAATCATCCCCCAACATGA
- a CDS encoding amino acid permease — MSSTLLKLDRDIGLFQATGTNILSMVGVGPFLTIPVMLSAMGGPHILYAWLLGALIALCDGLVYAQLGAALPGSGGPYVYLREAYKSFGFGKLLSFVFIFQIILTAPLSIAGGAVGFADYLGFYWQDMPPWQHHGIAASVCIAMTALVYRPIKSIGRISMIMLAVVMLTLGWVIVAGGIKADWHAAFDWPASAFRFDGDFFAKIGTVSLLAMYNYGGYNTICNIGEEVKEPHKTIPRAIVLSIVIVVTLYVLISSSMLGLVPFDELVHTKTVASVFIRHAFSNAQTGELAARIMTALILFVTATSLYALILGYSRIPFAAARDGQFFKVFGKLHEKHHFPHVSLLVIGAVSLPFCFFSLGKLVAWLMQIQILVQFIWQCAGVMLLHRYRKDIPQPFTMWLYPIPALFALSMWSYVFVTSPLEGILFAVGFFVVAVFAYGLFRKLPHAEP; from the coding sequence GTGAGCAGCACGCTCCTAAAACTTGATCGCGACATTGGTTTGTTTCAGGCCACGGGCACCAATATTCTAAGCATGGTTGGCGTGGGTCCCTTTTTGACCATCCCGGTCATGCTAAGCGCGATGGGAGGGCCACACATTTTATACGCATGGCTGCTTGGCGCGCTGATCGCGCTTTGCGATGGCCTTGTCTATGCTCAGCTTGGCGCTGCTTTACCTGGCAGTGGTGGCCCTTATGTGTATTTACGCGAAGCGTACAAGTCTTTTGGTTTTGGAAAGCTTCTTTCCTTTGTGTTTATTTTCCAGATTATCCTGACGGCGCCGCTTTCCATCGCCGGAGGAGCGGTGGGCTTTGCCGACTATCTCGGCTTTTACTGGCAGGACATGCCGCCGTGGCAGCACCATGGCATCGCAGCTTCGGTATGCATAGCGATGACGGCGCTGGTGTATCGCCCGATCAAGAGCATTGGCCGCATTTCGATGATCATGCTTGCGGTGGTTATGCTCACCTTGGGCTGGGTGATTGTGGCCGGTGGAATCAAAGCCGACTGGCATGCGGCCTTTGATTGGCCTGCTTCGGCGTTTCGCTTCGATGGTGACTTTTTTGCCAAGATAGGCACGGTCTCGCTCTTGGCCATGTACAACTACGGTGGTTACAACACCATTTGCAATATCGGCGAAGAGGTCAAAGAGCCCCATAAAACCATTCCGCGCGCCATTGTGCTTTCGATTGTCATTGTCGTGACGCTTTACGTGCTCATCAGTTCGTCCATGCTTGGCTTGGTGCCCTTTGATGAACTCGTTCATACAAAAACAGTGGCATCGGTATTCATCAGGCATGCTTTTTCAAATGCGCAAACAGGCGAGCTCGCTGCTCGGATCATGACTGCGCTCATCTTGTTTGTAACGGCCACCTCACTCTACGCGCTTATCCTTGGCTACTCGCGTATTCCCTTTGCAGCCGCGCGCGATGGCCAGTTTTTCAAAGTCTTCGGCAAGCTGCACGAAAAACACCACTTTCCGCATGTCTCGTTGCTCGTCATCGGCGCCGTGTCCTTGCCGTTTTGCTTTTTCTCACTTGGCAAACTCGTCGCCTGGCTCATGCAAATCCAAATCTTGGTGCAGTTCATCTGGCAATGCGCCGGTGTCATGCTCCTGCACCGCTACCGCAAAGACATCCCACAGCCTTTCACCATGTGGCTCTATCCCATTCCGGCACTTTTTGCCCTCAGCATGTGGAGCTACGTCTTTGTGACATCCCCACTCGAAGGCATCTTGTTTGCGGTTGGGTTTTTTGTAGTCGCTGTTTTTGCGTATGGCTTGTTTCGCAAGCTGCCACACGCGGAGCCCTGA
- a CDS encoding putative metal-binding motif-containing protein, whose product MKRILFVWLALFSGACGIAGYGAHFTQQSCEGQESVCDELNSTEPTGDACLVWACKDNPSLGKKTCQPVTVDSDSDGAPDPGCESDGQVADCRPEDNSIFPGAEELCDSIDNDCDTIIDEDAERIITANTYAIADTQATGIRYADIADSGNIVSLFFGSTNASPSVAFAMVLENFGAESPLTLNPINPDRANNTNAETTLENATELALAEYGNQFALASNKASVGNVHDVAIAGLANAISSGTECYASPCQTVVFDNDLFLNGFSLDTSLSVAQLSLGALSNRFLIATILSEAHCTADCTAPEHEAVGLYTASQNNNAEYLTPHDVTPVLLGDAGTPRKTTDDRGPAVLGVDGFGWLLAFADKDEQRIVIYKVTWDESNQELVPSSTWLFSSAKQNAVISDVALVQGPVSGNVHTLALAYRYGDDTNAIVVMELLELDTQSDSLVQTGLYEAENSPNATLPQRRPAVAWHSETLGWILGWDEVESSDSNYLITIRVNTSAEMVGSNRYELYKGSNADRSTYNIGAMNQGMMIKILEDGWGVFSYAEDAGQGNFVSARLSCVAP is encoded by the coding sequence ATGAAGCGCATTTTATTTGTATGGCTAGCTCTTTTTTCAGGCGCATGCGGCATCGCAGGCTATGGAGCTCACTTCACCCAACAGAGCTGCGAAGGGCAAGAAAGTGTGTGCGATGAACTCAATAGCACCGAGCCCACGGGTGATGCCTGTCTCGTTTGGGCGTGCAAAGACAATCCGAGTCTAGGTAAAAAAACGTGTCAACCTGTTACTGTCGATAGCGACAGCGACGGGGCTCCGGATCCGGGTTGTGAAAGTGATGGTCAAGTCGCCGATTGTAGACCCGAAGACAATAGCATTTTCCCTGGCGCAGAAGAGCTCTGTGATTCGATTGATAACGACTGCGACACGATCATCGACGAAGACGCCGAGCGCATCATCACAGCGAATACTTATGCTATCGCGGATACACAAGCCACAGGGATACGCTATGCTGACATCGCCGATTCAGGAAATATTGTATCGCTTTTTTTTGGATCGACAAACGCATCGCCTTCGGTGGCCTTTGCCATGGTCCTGGAAAACTTTGGGGCCGAATCGCCACTTACGCTCAATCCTATCAATCCAGATCGGGCAAACAACACCAATGCAGAAACAACTTTGGAAAACGCAACAGAACTAGCGTTAGCGGAATACGGCAACCAATTTGCCTTAGCCTCAAATAAAGCAAGCGTGGGCAATGTCCACGATGTCGCTATTGCAGGACTGGCCAACGCCATCTCAAGTGGTACCGAATGTTATGCCTCCCCTTGTCAAACTGTCGTTTTCGACAATGATCTGTTCCTTAACGGTTTTTCGTTAGACACGTCATTATCCGTCGCTCAACTTAGCCTGGGTGCGCTTTCAAATCGCTTCCTTATCGCTACAATATTATCTGAAGCACACTGCACCGCCGATTGCACTGCACCGGAACACGAAGCTGTAGGACTTTATACCGCGTCGCAGAACAACAACGCCGAATACCTCACTCCCCATGATGTCACGCCGGTATTGCTGGGCGACGCTGGCACTCCGCGCAAAACAACCGACGACAGAGGCCCTGCTGTGCTTGGTGTCGATGGCTTTGGTTGGTTGCTTGCCTTTGCTGACAAAGATGAGCAACGGATCGTGATTTACAAAGTCACTTGGGATGAGAGCAATCAAGAGCTTGTGCCTTCTTCGACTTGGCTGTTTAGTTCCGCCAAACAAAACGCAGTGATTAGCGATGTCGCGTTGGTGCAAGGACCCGTTTCGGGCAACGTGCACACGCTTGCCCTCGCCTATCGCTATGGCGATGATACCAACGCTATAGTCGTGATGGAGTTGTTAGAACTTGATACCCAAAGCGACAGTCTTGTGCAAACCGGCCTCTACGAAGCCGAAAACAGCCCCAACGCCACACTACCACAACGCAGACCGGCCGTGGCATGGCACTCTGAAACACTGGGCTGGATTCTAGGCTGGGATGAAGTTGAAAGCAGCGATAGTAACTACCTCATCACGATTCGTGTCAATACTTCGGCCGAAATGGTTGGCAGCAACCGCTATGAACTTTACAAAGGCAGTAACGCCGACCGTAGCACCTACAACATTGGAGCGATGAATCAAGGCATGATGATCAAGATTCTCGAAGATGGTTGGGGCGTTTTCAGTTATGCCGAAGACGCAGGCCAAGGAAATTTTGTTTCGGCTCGTTTGTCTTGCGTCGCTCCCTAA